The proteins below come from a single Miscanthus floridulus cultivar M001 chromosome 1, ASM1932011v1, whole genome shotgun sequence genomic window:
- the LOC136544928 gene encoding protein EARLY RESPONSIVE TO DEHYDRATION 15-like — MSAVAVSSSLNPDAPLFIPAALLQVEDFSPQWWDLITTTAWFRDHWSREHAHLDEMAEQLDAASLLPDDEDLFYDEQPEQAPAAVLKTDEVLKALNLTSAMGGDAPRGFWEKPRHSEKPTKYAGSPKSSAPRVIHQPR, encoded by the exons ATGAGCGCCGTGGCGGTTTCGTCGTCGCTGAACCCGGACGCGCCGCTCTTCATCCCGGCGGCGCTGCTGCAGGTGGAGGACTTCTCGCCGCAGTGGTGGGACCTCATAACCACCACCGCCTGGTTCCGCGACCACTGGTCCCGCGAGCACGCCCACCTGGACGAGATGGCCGAGCAGCTCGACGCGGCCAGCCTCCTGCCAGACGACGAGGACCTCTTCTACGACGAACAGCCCGAGCAGGCCCCCGCCGCCGTCCTTAAGACAG ATGAGGTGCTCAAGGCGCTGAACCTGACCTCCGCGATGGGCGGCGACGCCCCGCGTGGGTTTTGGGAGAAGCCCAGGCATTCCGAGAAGCCGACCAAGTACGCCGGCAGCCCCAAGAGCAGTGCCCCCCGCGTGATCCACCAGCCTCGCTAG